In one Candidatus Saccharibacteria bacterium genomic region, the following are encoded:
- the cysS gene encoding cysteine--tRNA ligase yields MKLYDTRTKQVSPIKPLHDKKIAMYTCGLTVYSQPQIGNWVAYIYADVLHRILLDNGYQVTRVQNITDVGHLVSDDDTGEDKMEKGAKKEGKSAWDIADKYIAIADTEAYDWLGLLRPTKLIRATDLIGEQIEFTKRLEAGGYTYIIENEGVYFDTSKFPDYTELASLDIKGQKAGFRVDVKGKKNPTDFAVWKFSPHDRQRDMEWDSPWGKGFPGWHLECSVIAYESLGEQIDIHTGGVDHIPVHHTNEIAQTEAITKKRFVQHWFHNNHIKINGAKLSKSLGNSYTLQDIIDHGYSLDAFKLLVLSSHYSTEGNFSWEILESFQNNLNDWTAFADLQFQGLTSEKLAKNYKLATDKVKECLSNNLDTPEALGYINGIVNRVGDLGIDSKAIATVCKEIDKLLGLHLSKRKDITKDQKTVIINRQKAKDTNDWAQADELRDQLKEQGIQLRDTPQGTVWAMASA; encoded by the coding sequence ATGAAATTGTATGACACACGCACCAAACAAGTTAGCCCAATAAAACCACTACATGATAAAAAGATAGCCATGTACACCTGTGGTCTGACAGTGTATAGCCAGCCTCAGATCGGTAATTGGGTAGCTTATATTTATGCCGATGTATTACACAGGATACTCTTAGATAATGGTTACCAAGTGACACGTGTCCAAAATATTACCGATGTCGGTCATCTGGTGAGCGACGATGATACCGGTGAAGACAAAATGGAAAAAGGTGCCAAAAAAGAAGGCAAATCGGCTTGGGACATAGCCGATAAATACATCGCTATCGCCGATACAGAAGCTTATGACTGGCTTGGTTTGCTGCGTCCCACAAAACTTATAAGAGCTACCGATTTAATAGGTGAACAAATTGAATTCACCAAACGTCTGGAAGCAGGCGGTTACACATATATCATAGAAAATGAGGGCGTCTATTTCGACACCAGTAAGTTCCCCGATTACACCGAGCTGGCCAGCCTTGATATTAAGGGACAAAAAGCTGGTTTTAGAGTTGATGTGAAAGGCAAGAAAAACCCTACGGATTTCGCTGTATGGAAGTTTTCACCTCATGACAGACAACGCGACATGGAGTGGGACAGTCCTTGGGGTAAAGGTTTCCCCGGTTGGCACTTGGAATGTTCGGTCATCGCTTATGAATCACTAGGTGAACAGATAGATATCCATACCGGCGGTGTTGACCACATTCCGGTTCATCACACAAACGAAATAGCACAGACAGAGGCCATAACTAAAAAACGTTTTGTCCAACACTGGTTCCACAATAATCATATAAAGATTAATGGCGCCAAACTGTCAAAATCTCTGGGCAATAGTTACACTCTGCAAGACATTATTGACCATGGGTACAGTCTAGATGCCTTTAAGTTGCTAGTTTTATCTAGTCACTACAGCACAGAAGGGAACTTCTCGTGGGAGATTCTTGAATCGTTCCAAAATAACTTGAACGACTGGACAGCATTTGCCGATTTACAATTTCAAGGACTCACATCTGAAAAACTAGCAAAGAACTATAAACTCGCCACCGATAAAGTTAAAGAATGTTTATCAAACAACCTAGATACACCAGAAGCCCTGGGCTACATTAACGGCATCGTAAACCGAGTAGGTGACCTAGGAATTGACTCCAAAGCTATAGCTACCGTATGTAAAGAGATTGATAAGTTGTTAGGTTTGCATCTTTCCAAGCGTAAAGACATAACAAAAGATCAAAAAACAGTCATAATAAACCGCCAAAAGGCCAAAGATACCAACGATTGGGCACAAGCCGATGAATTGCGCGACCAACTAAAAGAACAGGGAATTCAGCTAAGAGACACGCCACAAGGAACTGTCTGGGCTATGGCTTCTGCTTAA